A stretch of Oceanivirga salmonicida DNA encodes these proteins:
- a CDS encoding response regulator transcription factor — MKILLYTKDEKILKKYTKMFFKLKYTFDSVNDEEKILHYNSKLIILHLDYLLDSKDIINKIRLSNDRAYILGIYNNLSFENRINKYYQGIDDLYNQKLGIDELGFKIKAIEKIINRYSYNTDNIFKIDNLVLNIDTREVKRGNIEIKLTNKEFLLLEYFLKNKNKLLSRDKIIQNIWNFGYGFNSNIVDVYINNLRKKINKDNSVKLINTIRGAGYILKN; from the coding sequence TTGAAAATATTATTATACACAAAAGACGAAAAAATATTAAAAAAATATACTAAAATGTTTTTTAAACTAAAATATACATTTGATAGTGTAAATGATGAAGAAAAAATATTGCATTATAATTCAAAATTGATAATACTTCATTTAGATTATTTATTAGATTCAAAAGATATTATAAATAAAATTAGATTATCAAATGATAGAGCATACATATTAGGTATATACAATAACTTATCATTTGAAAATAGAATTAATAAGTATTATCAGGGAATAGATGATTTATACAACCAAAAATTAGGAATAGATGAATTAGGTTTTAAAATAAAAGCAATAGAAAAAATTATTAATAGATACAGTTATAATACAGATAATATTTTTAAAATTGACAATTTAGTTTTAAATATAGATACAAGAGAAGTAAAGCGTGGCAATATTGAAATTAAATTAACTAATAAAGAATTTTTATTACTTGAATATTTTTTGAAAAATAAAAATAAATTATTAAGCAGAGATAAAATTATACAAAATATTTGGAATTTTGGTTATGGATTTAACAGTAATATAGTGGATGTTTACATAAATAATTTAAGAAAAAAAATAAATAAAGATAATAGTGTGAAATTAATTAATACTATTAGGGGAGCAGGCTATATTTTAAAAAATTAG